One Panicum virgatum strain AP13 chromosome 9K, P.virgatum_v5, whole genome shotgun sequence genomic region harbors:
- the LOC120647956 gene encoding uncharacterized protein LOC120647956, with protein sequence MAAERVGLAVVGESGPDPRIGMTSKQLLRSDSSVLQAVLIDGGSALNIIFAKTLEDKGFDMTKLVPSDQAFYGIISGAGSTPVGKVTLPVTFGTRDNYRTESIIFEVAPFETSYHAILGRPALASFMAIPNHMYLLLKMPAPNGVLSIRSDI encoded by the exons ATGGCTGCAGAGAGGGTCGGGCtcgctgtagtcggggagagtggccctgatccacgaaTTGGAATGACCAGCAAACAGTTGCTTAGGAGTGACTcgtcagtgctccaagc GGTACTCATCgacgggggcagcgccctcaaCATCATCTTCGCCAAGACACTGGAGGACAAGGGATTCGATATGACCAAGTTGGTTCCTTCCGACcaggccttctacggcatcatctCGGGCGCTGGCTCAACCCCGGTCGGCAAGGTCACCCTCCCGGTCACCTTTGGCACCCGGGACAACTACCGCACAGAGTCCATCATCTTCGAGGTGGCCCCGTTCGAGACTTCCTACCACGCCATACTTGGGAGACCAGCTCTCGCCAGCTTCATGGCAATCCCCAACCATATGTATCTTCTCCTGAAGATGCCGGCTCCAAATGGAGTCCTCTCCATTCGCAGCGACATCTAG